Proteins from a genomic interval of Vreelandella profundi:
- a CDS encoding ATP-dependent helicase — translation MKLTAEQQAVVNHSAGHARVAAVAGAGKTTTMAARVLYLLASGVPSKRILVLMFNRSAKDDFQRRLASMAPAGQVLPDVRTFHSLGHRLTQSLCRWGALASRHLLSADWQLERLLRQASLNVLRDAVERRDAALEGDRLETLAHFCGLVKAEMITPEALYERLNFDTDTDYFPAAFAEAERLLESEGVMTYADLLYRPLQALESDSALRDRVEGFLDHVIIDEYQDINAAQQRLLSVLVGKHASVMAVGDANQCIYEWRGAKPDTMLENFTATFGNATDYPLSTTFRHGHALALAANHAIAANQRRPNQLCLAAPNNPETRLLVGQGSRLLLDALMDWQAQGRALNETSLLVRSWALSVPFQLALLQAGIPFRLQREDRFVFRLPLVQALAGYLKLSRRSVLLRDPQQLLLLLSQPTPFVARERLQRLAEQLAATQQWPERHDPVLTELKPIQRRTLKKRWVLLCELPQLSAWPPAKLLRHVVDSIDAEKTLKRAAARRDKGEEDVRLLDVLIEQAQSVQDPDAFIELLERPVENQAGGVLISTVHGAKGLEWPLVAVAGVNEEDFPHYSRDNPLSDERLEEERRLFYVAITRAQEQLLVLHDGGAHRPSRFIAESAWQDSMRVASCLASGSAPATSLQVTSVGLVERYLMRLGRDDIVLAAAQLEEAKAAYAAGTHFYPGQRLLHAVFGEGEVAAVEGNASDPVIDVRFDQAGRRRLIARRAPIELLETPQKAVL, via the coding sequence GTGAAGTTAACCGCTGAACAGCAAGCCGTCGTTAATCATAGTGCTGGGCACGCGCGGGTAGCGGCCGTCGCGGGGGCAGGCAAGACCACGACTATGGCTGCCCGAGTACTGTATTTATTGGCAAGCGGTGTGCCGTCCAAGCGTATTTTGGTGCTGATGTTTAACCGCTCTGCGAAGGATGATTTTCAGCGCCGCTTAGCGTCAATGGCGCCCGCCGGGCAAGTGCTGCCCGACGTGCGGACCTTTCATTCGCTGGGGCATCGCTTAACGCAAAGCCTATGCCGCTGGGGTGCGCTTGCCTCACGTCATCTGTTATCCGCCGATTGGCAGTTAGAAAGGCTGCTCCGTCAAGCGAGCCTTAATGTGCTACGTGATGCCGTCGAGCGCCGCGATGCTGCTCTGGAAGGTGATCGGCTTGAAACCCTGGCGCACTTCTGTGGCTTAGTGAAGGCGGAAATGATCACGCCCGAGGCGCTTTACGAGCGGCTTAATTTCGACACCGATACCGACTATTTTCCGGCTGCGTTTGCCGAAGCAGAGCGGCTATTAGAATCTGAAGGTGTCATGACGTATGCTGACTTACTTTATCGGCCGCTGCAGGCTTTAGAGTCTGATAGCGCGCTGCGGGATCGCGTTGAAGGGTTTCTCGATCACGTCATTATTGATGAATATCAGGATATTAACGCCGCGCAGCAGCGACTCTTATCCGTGCTCGTTGGCAAGCACGCCAGCGTAATGGCGGTCGGCGATGCCAATCAGTGTATTTATGAGTGGCGCGGTGCCAAGCCCGATACCATGCTAGAAAATTTTACCGCCACTTTTGGCAATGCTACCGACTATCCGCTCTCTACTACCTTTCGCCACGGCCATGCCCTGGCGTTAGCCGCTAATCATGCCATCGCCGCTAATCAGCGTCGCCCCAACCAGCTGTGCCTCGCAGCGCCTAATAATCCAGAGACCCGCCTACTAGTCGGGCAAGGTAGCCGCTTGCTACTTGATGCGTTGATGGACTGGCAGGCCCAGGGGCGGGCGCTTAACGAAACCAGTTTGCTGGTGCGCAGCTGGGCGCTGTCGGTGCCGTTTCAACTAGCGTTGTTACAGGCCGGGATTCCGTTTCGCCTTCAGCGTGAAGATCGTTTCGTCTTTCGTCTGCCGTTGGTGCAGGCGCTGGCGGGCTATTTAAAGCTGTCGCGTCGATCTGTTCTTCTGCGTGACCCACAGCAGCTTTTGTTACTACTTTCCCAGCCGACTCCTTTTGTTGCCCGTGAGCGGCTGCAGCGCCTAGCTGAGCAGCTGGCCGCTACTCAGCAGTGGCCAGAGCGGCATGATCCGGTGCTGACAGAGCTAAAGCCAATCCAGCGCCGCACGTTAAAAAAGCGCTGGGTGCTGCTGTGCGAGCTGCCTCAACTGAGTGCCTGGCCGCCAGCAAAGCTGTTAAGGCATGTCGTTGATAGCATTGACGCGGAAAAAACGCTCAAACGTGCCGCCGCGCGTCGCGATAAGGGCGAAGAGGATGTTCGGCTTCTCGACGTGTTGATCGAGCAAGCGCAGAGCGTCCAAGATCCCGATGCCTTTATCGAACTACTAGAGCGCCCGGTCGAGAATCAGGCGGGTGGTGTGCTTATTAGTACCGTACACGGCGCCAAAGGGCTGGAATGGCCGCTGGTTGCCGTGGCTGGTGTCAATGAGGAAGATTTTCCCCACTACAGTCGCGATAATCCGCTCAGCGATGAGCGTTTGGAAGAGGAGCGAAGGCTTTTCTACGTGGCGATTACACGGGCTCAAGAGCAACTGCTGGTGCTTCATGATGGTGGTGCTCATCGTCCAAGTCGTTTTATTGCTGAAAGCGCTTGGCAGGACAGTATGCGCGTGGCGTCTTGCTTGGCGAGTGGCAGTGCGCCAGCGACTTCGTTGCAGGTGACTTCGGTTGGGCTGGTTGAGCGCTATTTAATGCGCTTAGGCCGTGACGATATTGTGCTTGCCGCGGCGCAGCTTGAAGAGGCTAAAGCAGCGTATGCTGCAGGCACGCATTTTTATCCCGGTCAGCGGCTTTTGCATGCAGTGTTTGGAGAAGGGGAGGTTGCGGCAGTAGAGGGAAATGCCAGTGATCCGGTCATTGATGTGCGCTTTGATCAGGCCGGCCGGCGCCGCCTTATCGCGCGTCGTGCGCCCATTGAGCTGCTGGAAACACCGCAAAAAGCCGTGCTTTGA